A region from the Triticum aestivum cultivar Chinese Spring chromosome 3D, IWGSC CS RefSeq v2.1, whole genome shotgun sequence genome encodes:
- the LOC123079000 gene encoding tubby-like F-box protein 1, translated as MPREEPPAAEVSEVAETGEEKEDGQPEEQEERWARLLPELLSEVVRRVEASGGERWPARKDVVSCACVCRRWRDAAVAVVRPPAVSGKITFPSSLKQPGPREFPMQCFIKRNKKNSTFYLYLGLTTATVDKGKFLMAARRFRRGPHTEYIISLDADDLSQGSNAYMGKLRSDFWGTNFKVYDSKPPHDGAKASSSRSSRRFGSRRISPQVSAGNYEVGQLSYKYNLLKSRGPRRMYCALECPSPQETWENSLKTKFRKPMGTTVLRNKAPRWHEHLQCWCLNFHGRVTVASVKNFQLSVAADPNDPTGSRDEETVLLQFGKVDDDIFTMDYRQPLSAFQAFAISLSSFGTKLACE; from the exons ATGCCTCGCGAGGAGCCGCCGGCGGCCGAGGTCTCGGAGGTGGCGGAGAcgggggaggagaaggaggacgGGCAGCCGGAGGAGCAGGAGGAGAGGTGGGCGCGCCTGCTGCCGGAGCTCCTCTCGGAGGTGGTGCGCCGCGTCGAGGCGTCCGGCGGCGAGCGCTGGCCGGCCCGCAAGGACGTCGTCTCCTGCGCGTGCGTCTGCCGCCGGTGGcgcgacgccgccgtcgccgttgtGCGGCCGCCCGCGGTGTCCGGAAAGATCACCTTCCCGTCCTCGCTCAAGCAG CCAGGGCCAAGGGAGTTCCCAATGCAGTGTTTTATCAAGCGGAATAAGAAGAACTCTACGTTCTACCTCTACCTTGGCTTGACAACTG CTACTGTAGATAAAGGGAAGTTTCTCATGGCCGCAAGAAGGTTTAGGCGTGGCCCCCATACCGAGTACATTATATCCCTTGATGCTGACGACTTATCACAAGGGAGCAATGCATATATGGGGAAACTGAG ATCTGATTTTTGGGGAACAAATTTCAAAGTATATGATAGCAAGCCACCACATGATGGCGCTAAAGCATCAAGTAGTCGATCTAGTCGGCGTTTCGGAAGTAGAAGAATAAGCCCCCAAGTATCGGCAGGCAACTATGAAGTCGGGCAGCTTTCATACAAATACAACCTGCTCAAATCCAGAGGCCCCAGGAGGATGTATTGTGCACTCGAGTGCCCTTCACCTCAAGAGACCTGGGAAAACTCCCTCAAGACGAAGTTCCGGAAGCCCATGGGCACCACGGTTTTAAGAAACAAAGCTCCCCGCTGGCACGAGCACCTGCAGTGCTGGTGCCTAAACTTCCACGGGCGGGTAACAGTTGCGTCCGTCAAGAATTTCCAGCTGTCCGTTGCCGCTGACCCCAATGACCCTACTGGCTCCAGGGACGAGGAGACGGTGCTGCTGCAGTTTGGTAAGGTCGACGACGACATCTTCACGATGGATTATCGGCAGCCATTGTCGGCATTtcaggcctttgccatcagcctcaGCAGCTTTGGCACCAAGCTGGCTTGTGAATAG